The following proteins are encoded in a genomic region of Brachypodium distachyon strain Bd21 chromosome 1, Brachypodium_distachyon_v3.0, whole genome shotgun sequence:
- the LOC100824880 gene encoding kinesin-like protein KIN-14E isoform X1, translated as MEGGGGVGDAGAGDDPMDFSWTAGWESTAAACPDGGDAPAPAPSPAPAPPPVPSPQETAESMILVAGPRVAVIGLRQGDCRAGDDCVMFVNAGGCAIEGGDPSVKFSGDTFFEGGDGIETSESIAEGGDYPLLYSSARYGDFSYKFDGLAPGDYYIDLHFAEIVHTDGPKGIRSFDVFVQDEKILSELDVFAVVGGNRPLQVLDIGATVDSNDAIVINFRGVRGNPMVCGICVRKAPLLPAAKSGTNGSILCKRCATDVEISPIQKRTAKLMKKYEKQIEELTSQCNMKSDECSMAWSLVESTNQELERLKIELHQKLVQSDNFEQVLGTQTDQLRNVSHNYENDKKLWAAAISNLESKIKAMKQEHALLSLEAHDCANSIPDLSKMIGAVQGLVAQCEDLKMKYNEEMAKRKKLHNIVQETKGNIRVFCRCRPLSKAETSSGYKCVVDFDGANDGDIGIINGGPSKKTFKFDRVYTPKDDQAEVYTDASPLVTSVLDGYNVCIFAYGQTGTGKTFTMEGTERNRGVNYRTLEELFRIAEERKESVTYSISVSVLEVYNEQIRDLLATSPSSKKLEIKQAGEGSHHVPGIVEAKVESIDEVWDVLQTGSNARAVGSNNVNEHSSRSHCLLCIMVRAKNLVNGDCTRSKLWLVDLAGSERLGKTDAQGDRLKEAQNINKSLSALGDVISALASRSSHIPYRNSKLTHLLQDSLGGDSKALMFVQISPSDNDVSETLSSLNFASRVRGIELGPAKKQVDTVELQKVKQMLERSKQEVRLKDDSLRKLEENCQNLEHKAKGKEHLYKNLQEKVKELESQLDSKTHSQITSEKQHYQLSGKLKDKEEMCTALQQKIVELERKLRQQHQSDSEVAILKQTIEELELKLKEQEQQRAVAESKAREIGQELLEAQKTESMLQNKLLDVEKNLQERTTLQLTNTTLDSSNSAIMVATTPGTTTAQPIVREEAMSEKDHHRILRSSDSANKRVASNPSLPPAPPEVVNEKKRKGEARNTVSIGGDEQENNNPAAVSQNAARKRSLQGEPRSKRTSTEPQTKALMRPTAAAASRAASAAAAQKTVPGSRASRPQQPATGGNKTRGWVR; from the exons AtggaaggtggcggcggcgtaggTGACGCGGGGGCGGGGGACGACCCCATGGACTTCTCGTGGACGGCGGGCTGGGAGTCGACCGCCGCGGCCTGCCCCGACGGCGGCGAtgcgcctgcgcccgcgccctcaccggcgccggcgccgccccccGTCCCGTCGCCGCAGGAGACGGCGGAGTCCATGATCCTGGTGGCCGGGCCGCGCGTGGCCGTGATCGGGCTGAGGCAGGGCGACTGCCGCGCAGGTG ATGATTGTGTTATGTTCGTTAACGCCGGTGGATGTGCAATCGAGGGCGGCGATCCCTCTGTCAAGTTTTCTGGTGACACTTTCTTTGAAGGGGGAGATGGCATAGAGACATCTGAGAGCATAGCTGAAGGTGGTGATTATCCATTGCTGTACAGCTCAGCGCGATACGGCGATTTCAGCTATAAATTCGATGGTCTCGCCCCAGGAGACTATTATATTGATCTGCATTTTGCTGAGATAGTACATACTGATGGGCCAAAAGGAATCAGGTCATTTGATGTCTTCGTGCAAGATGAGAAG ATTTTGTCTGAACTTGATGTGTTTGCGGTCGTTGGAGGCAACAGGCCCCTTCAAGTGCTTGATATTGGGGCTACAGTTGATAGCAATGATGCTATTGTCATCAATTTCAGGGGAGTAAGAGGAAACCCCATGGTTTGTGGCATCTGTGTTCGAAAAGCCCCATTATTACCAG CAGCAAAGTCGGGTACAAATGGGAGTATATTGTGCAAAAGATGTGCAACCGACGTTGAGATTTCACCTATTCAG AAAAGGACAGCTAAATTGATGAAAAAGTATGAGAAACAGATTGAGGAGCTAACCAGCCAATGCAATATGAAGTCCGATGAATGCTCTATGGCGTGGTCTTTAGTAGAATCTACCAATCAAGAGCTTGAGAGACTTAAGATAGAGCTTCACCAAAAGCTTGTGCAAAGCGATAATTTTG AACAAGTCCTCGGTACACAAACTGACCAACTAAGGAATGTTTCTCATAACTATGAAAATGACAAGAAATTATGGGCTGCTGCCATATCTAACTTGGAAAGCAAAATCAAG GCCATGAAACAAGAACATGCATTGCTATCTCTTGAAGCACATGATTGTGCAAACTCGATTCCTGATTTGAGTAAGATGATTGGTGCTGTTCAAGGCCTAG TTGCACAGTGCGAGGATTTGAAAATGAAGTACAATGAAGAGATGGCCAAGAGAAAGAAACTTCATAATATTGTCCAGGAGACGAAAG GCAATATCAGGGTTTTCTGTCGATGCCGTCCCTTAAGCAAAGCTGAGACATCATCAGGTTACAAATGTGTAGTGGATTTTGATGGAGCAAATGATGGTGACATCGGGATTATAAATGGTGGACCATCAAAAAAGACATTCAAGTTTGACAGAGTCTATACACCCAAGGATGATCAAG CTGAGGTGTACACCGATGCATCTCCACTTGTTACGTCAGTTTTAGATGGATACAATGTATGCATATTTGCATATGGACAAACAGGAACTGGGAAAACCTTCACCATGGAAGGGACGGAAAGGAACAGAGGAGTAAACTACAGAACTCTGGAAGAGTTGTTCAGAATCGCAGAGGAGAGGAAAGAATCTGTCACATACAGCATATCTGTCAGTGTGCTTGAGGTTTACAATGAGCAAATCAGAGACCTGCTTGCAACATCCCCGTCATCTAAGAA ATTGGAAATCAAACAAGCAGGTGAAGGATCTCATCATGTGCCTGGCATAGTTGAGGCGAAAGTCGAGAGCATAGATGAAGTTTGGGATGTCTTACAAACAGGAAGCAATGCAAGGGCTGTAGGGTCAAATAATGTGAATGAGCACAGCAGTCGCTCACACTG CCTGCTTTGCATCATGGTGAGAGCGAAGAACCTGGTTAATGGAGACTGTACAAGAAGTAAGCTCTGGCTAGTAGATTTGGCTGGAAGTGAGCGCTTAGGTAAGACTGATGCGCAAGGTGACCGGCTTAAGGAAGCACAAAATATTAATAAGTCGCTTTCTGCTCTTGGCGATGTTATTTCAGCTCTTGCTTCCAGAAGCAGCCACATTCCCTACAG GAATTCCAAGTTGACACACTTGCTCCAGGATTCTTTAG GTGGGGACTCGAAAGCATTAATGTTTGTGCAAATTAGCCCATCTGACAATGATGTGTCGGAAACTTTGAGTTCATTGAACTTTGCTAGCCGTGTTCGTGGTATAGAATTGGGTCCAGCAAAAAAACAGGTTGACACTGTTGAACTTCAGAAAGTCAAACAGATG CTTGAAAGATCTAAGCAGGAAGTCAGACTTAAGGATGATTCTTTGAGAAAGCTTGAAGAAAACTGCCAAAATTTAGAGCACaaagcaaaaggaaaagagcACCTTTACAAAAATTTGCAAGAAAAG GTAAAAGAGCTTGAAAGCCAGCTAGATTCTAAGACACATTCTCAAATTACATCTGAGAAGCAGCATTATCAGCTTTCTGGAAAGCTTAAGGACAAAGAAGAGATGTGCACTGCCCTTCAGCAGAAG ATAGTGGAGCTGGAGCGCAAACTTCGACAGCAGCACCAATCAGACTCTGAGGTTGCAATTCTTAAGCAAACG ATTGAAGAGCTGGAGCTCAAGCTAAAGGAACAGGAACAACAAAGAGCAGTTGCAGAGTCAAAG GCAAGGGAAATAGGACAAGAACTGTTAGAAGCACAGAAAACAGAATCAATGCTTCAGAACAAG CTACTAGATGTTGAGAAGAACTTGCAAGAGAGGACAACACTCCAACTCACAAACACGACGCTTGATTCCTCCAATTCTGCAATAATGGTTGCTACTACCCCTGGAACTACAACGGCACAACCTATAGTACGAGAGGAGGCAATGAGCGAGAAGGATCATCATCGCATCCTGAGAAGTTCAGATTCTGCTAACAAGCGAGTCGCCAGCAATCCTTCCCTTCCCCCTGCACCCCCGGAGGTTGTCAacgagaagaagaggaaaggagAAGCGAGGAACACGGTGTCGATTGGCGGGGATGAACAGGAGAACAACAACCCAGCTGCTGTCAGCCAGAACGCTGCAAGGAAGAGGAGCCTGCAGGGCGAACCGCGGTCGAAGAGGACGTCGACCGAGCCTCAGACGAAGGCCCTAATGAGGCCAACGGCGGCAGCAGCCTCTCGGGCGGCCAGCGCTGCTGCCGCACAGAAGACGGTTCCTGGCTCGAGAGCCAGCAGGCCGCAGCAGCCGGCAACAGGCGGCAACAAGACCAGAGGCTGGGTCAGGTAG
- the LOC100824880 gene encoding kinesin-like protein KIN-14E isoform X3, whose translation MEGGGGVGDAGAGDDPMDFSWTAGWESTAAACPDGGDAPAPAPSPAPAPPPVPSPQETAESMILVAGPRVAVIGLRQGDCRAGDDCVMFVNAGGCAIEGGDPSVKFSGDTFFEGGDGIETSESIAEGGDYPLLYSSARYGDFSYKFDGLAPGDYYIDLHFAEIVHTDGPKGIRSFDVFVQDEKILSELDVFAVVGGNRPLQVLDIGATVDSNDAIVINFRGVRGNPMVCGICVRKAPLLPAKSGTNGSILCKRCATDVEISPIQKRTAKLMKKYEKQIEELTSQCNMKSDECSMAWSLVESTNQELERLKIELHQKLVQSDNFEQVLGTQTDQLRNVSHNYENDKKLWAAAISNLESKIKAMKQEHALLSLEAHDCANSIPDLSKMIGAVQGLVAQCEDLKMKYNEEMAKRKKLHNIVQETKGNIRVFCRCRPLSKAETSSGYKCVVDFDGANDGDIGIINGGPSKKTFKFDRVYTPKDDQAEVYTDASPLVTSVLDGYNVCIFAYGQTGTGKTFTMEGTERNRGVNYRTLEELFRIAEERKESVTYSISVSVLEVYNEQIRDLLATSPSSKKLEIKQAGEGSHHVPGIVEAKVESIDEVWDVLQTGSNARAVGSNNVNEHSSRSHCLLCIMVRAKNLVNGDCTRSKLWLVDLAGSERLGKTDAQGDRLKEAQNINKSLSALGDVISALASRSSHIPYRNSKLTHLLQDSLGGDSKALMFVQISPSDNDVSETLSSLNFASRVRGIELGPAKKQVDTVELQKVKQMLERSKQEVRLKDDSLRKLEENCQNLEHKAKGKEHLYKNLQEKVKELESQLDSKTHSQITSEKQHYQLSGKLKDKEEMCTALQQKIVELERKLRQQHQSDSEVAILKQTIEELELKLKEQEQQRAVAESKAREIGQELLEAQKTESMLQNKLLDVEKNLQERTTLQLTNTTLDSSNSAIMVATTPGTTTAQPIVREEAMSEKDHHRILRSSDSANKRVASNPSLPPAPPEVVNEKKRKGEARNTVSIGGDEQENNNPAAVSQNAARKRSLQGEPRSKRTSTEPQTKALMRPTAAAASRAASAAAAQKTVPGSRASRPQQPATGGNKTRGWVR comes from the exons AtggaaggtggcggcggcgtaggTGACGCGGGGGCGGGGGACGACCCCATGGACTTCTCGTGGACGGCGGGCTGGGAGTCGACCGCCGCGGCCTGCCCCGACGGCGGCGAtgcgcctgcgcccgcgccctcaccggcgccggcgccgccccccGTCCCGTCGCCGCAGGAGACGGCGGAGTCCATGATCCTGGTGGCCGGGCCGCGCGTGGCCGTGATCGGGCTGAGGCAGGGCGACTGCCGCGCAGGTG ATGATTGTGTTATGTTCGTTAACGCCGGTGGATGTGCAATCGAGGGCGGCGATCCCTCTGTCAAGTTTTCTGGTGACACTTTCTTTGAAGGGGGAGATGGCATAGAGACATCTGAGAGCATAGCTGAAGGTGGTGATTATCCATTGCTGTACAGCTCAGCGCGATACGGCGATTTCAGCTATAAATTCGATGGTCTCGCCCCAGGAGACTATTATATTGATCTGCATTTTGCTGAGATAGTACATACTGATGGGCCAAAAGGAATCAGGTCATTTGATGTCTTCGTGCAAGATGAGAAG ATTTTGTCTGAACTTGATGTGTTTGCGGTCGTTGGAGGCAACAGGCCCCTTCAAGTGCTTGATATTGGGGCTACAGTTGATAGCAATGATGCTATTGTCATCAATTTCAGGGGAGTAAGAGGAAACCCCATGGTTTGTGGCATCTGTGTTCGAAAAGCCCCATTATTACCAG CAAAGTCGGGTACAAATGGGAGTATATTGTGCAAAAGATGTGCAACCGACGTTGAGATTTCACCTATTCAG AAAAGGACAGCTAAATTGATGAAAAAGTATGAGAAACAGATTGAGGAGCTAACCAGCCAATGCAATATGAAGTCCGATGAATGCTCTATGGCGTGGTCTTTAGTAGAATCTACCAATCAAGAGCTTGAGAGACTTAAGATAGAGCTTCACCAAAAGCTTGTGCAAAGCGATAATTTTG AACAAGTCCTCGGTACACAAACTGACCAACTAAGGAATGTTTCTCATAACTATGAAAATGACAAGAAATTATGGGCTGCTGCCATATCTAACTTGGAAAGCAAAATCAAG GCCATGAAACAAGAACATGCATTGCTATCTCTTGAAGCACATGATTGTGCAAACTCGATTCCTGATTTGAGTAAGATGATTGGTGCTGTTCAAGGCCTAG TTGCACAGTGCGAGGATTTGAAAATGAAGTACAATGAAGAGATGGCCAAGAGAAAGAAACTTCATAATATTGTCCAGGAGACGAAAG GCAATATCAGGGTTTTCTGTCGATGCCGTCCCTTAAGCAAAGCTGAGACATCATCAGGTTACAAATGTGTAGTGGATTTTGATGGAGCAAATGATGGTGACATCGGGATTATAAATGGTGGACCATCAAAAAAGACATTCAAGTTTGACAGAGTCTATACACCCAAGGATGATCAAG CTGAGGTGTACACCGATGCATCTCCACTTGTTACGTCAGTTTTAGATGGATACAATGTATGCATATTTGCATATGGACAAACAGGAACTGGGAAAACCTTCACCATGGAAGGGACGGAAAGGAACAGAGGAGTAAACTACAGAACTCTGGAAGAGTTGTTCAGAATCGCAGAGGAGAGGAAAGAATCTGTCACATACAGCATATCTGTCAGTGTGCTTGAGGTTTACAATGAGCAAATCAGAGACCTGCTTGCAACATCCCCGTCATCTAAGAA ATTGGAAATCAAACAAGCAGGTGAAGGATCTCATCATGTGCCTGGCATAGTTGAGGCGAAAGTCGAGAGCATAGATGAAGTTTGGGATGTCTTACAAACAGGAAGCAATGCAAGGGCTGTAGGGTCAAATAATGTGAATGAGCACAGCAGTCGCTCACACTG CCTGCTTTGCATCATGGTGAGAGCGAAGAACCTGGTTAATGGAGACTGTACAAGAAGTAAGCTCTGGCTAGTAGATTTGGCTGGAAGTGAGCGCTTAGGTAAGACTGATGCGCAAGGTGACCGGCTTAAGGAAGCACAAAATATTAATAAGTCGCTTTCTGCTCTTGGCGATGTTATTTCAGCTCTTGCTTCCAGAAGCAGCCACATTCCCTACAG GAATTCCAAGTTGACACACTTGCTCCAGGATTCTTTAG GTGGGGACTCGAAAGCATTAATGTTTGTGCAAATTAGCCCATCTGACAATGATGTGTCGGAAACTTTGAGTTCATTGAACTTTGCTAGCCGTGTTCGTGGTATAGAATTGGGTCCAGCAAAAAAACAGGTTGACACTGTTGAACTTCAGAAAGTCAAACAGATG CTTGAAAGATCTAAGCAGGAAGTCAGACTTAAGGATGATTCTTTGAGAAAGCTTGAAGAAAACTGCCAAAATTTAGAGCACaaagcaaaaggaaaagagcACCTTTACAAAAATTTGCAAGAAAAG GTAAAAGAGCTTGAAAGCCAGCTAGATTCTAAGACACATTCTCAAATTACATCTGAGAAGCAGCATTATCAGCTTTCTGGAAAGCTTAAGGACAAAGAAGAGATGTGCACTGCCCTTCAGCAGAAG ATAGTGGAGCTGGAGCGCAAACTTCGACAGCAGCACCAATCAGACTCTGAGGTTGCAATTCTTAAGCAAACG ATTGAAGAGCTGGAGCTCAAGCTAAAGGAACAGGAACAACAAAGAGCAGTTGCAGAGTCAAAG GCAAGGGAAATAGGACAAGAACTGTTAGAAGCACAGAAAACAGAATCAATGCTTCAGAACAAG CTACTAGATGTTGAGAAGAACTTGCAAGAGAGGACAACACTCCAACTCACAAACACGACGCTTGATTCCTCCAATTCTGCAATAATGGTTGCTACTACCCCTGGAACTACAACGGCACAACCTATAGTACGAGAGGAGGCAATGAGCGAGAAGGATCATCATCGCATCCTGAGAAGTTCAGATTCTGCTAACAAGCGAGTCGCCAGCAATCCTTCCCTTCCCCCTGCACCCCCGGAGGTTGTCAacgagaagaagaggaaaggagAAGCGAGGAACACGGTGTCGATTGGCGGGGATGAACAGGAGAACAACAACCCAGCTGCTGTCAGCCAGAACGCTGCAAGGAAGAGGAGCCTGCAGGGCGAACCGCGGTCGAAGAGGACGTCGACCGAGCCTCAGACGAAGGCCCTAATGAGGCCAACGGCGGCAGCAGCCTCTCGGGCGGCCAGCGCTGCTGCCGCACAGAAGACGGTTCCTGGCTCGAGAGCCAGCAGGCCGCAGCAGCCGGCAACAGGCGGCAACAAGACCAGAGGCTGGGTCAGGTAG
- the LOC100824880 gene encoding kinesin-like protein KIN-14E isoform X2 yields the protein MEGGGGVGDAGAGDDPMDFSWTAGWESTAAACPDGGDAPAPAPSPAPAPPPVPSPQETAESMILVAGPRVAVIGLRQGDCRADDCVMFVNAGGCAIEGGDPSVKFSGDTFFEGGDGIETSESIAEGGDYPLLYSSARYGDFSYKFDGLAPGDYYIDLHFAEIVHTDGPKGIRSFDVFVQDEKILSELDVFAVVGGNRPLQVLDIGATVDSNDAIVINFRGVRGNPMVCGICVRKAPLLPAAKSGTNGSILCKRCATDVEISPIQKRTAKLMKKYEKQIEELTSQCNMKSDECSMAWSLVESTNQELERLKIELHQKLVQSDNFEQVLGTQTDQLRNVSHNYENDKKLWAAAISNLESKIKAMKQEHALLSLEAHDCANSIPDLSKMIGAVQGLVAQCEDLKMKYNEEMAKRKKLHNIVQETKGNIRVFCRCRPLSKAETSSGYKCVVDFDGANDGDIGIINGGPSKKTFKFDRVYTPKDDQAEVYTDASPLVTSVLDGYNVCIFAYGQTGTGKTFTMEGTERNRGVNYRTLEELFRIAEERKESVTYSISVSVLEVYNEQIRDLLATSPSSKKLEIKQAGEGSHHVPGIVEAKVESIDEVWDVLQTGSNARAVGSNNVNEHSSRSHCLLCIMVRAKNLVNGDCTRSKLWLVDLAGSERLGKTDAQGDRLKEAQNINKSLSALGDVISALASRSSHIPYRNSKLTHLLQDSLGGDSKALMFVQISPSDNDVSETLSSLNFASRVRGIELGPAKKQVDTVELQKVKQMLERSKQEVRLKDDSLRKLEENCQNLEHKAKGKEHLYKNLQEKVKELESQLDSKTHSQITSEKQHYQLSGKLKDKEEMCTALQQKIVELERKLRQQHQSDSEVAILKQTIEELELKLKEQEQQRAVAESKAREIGQELLEAQKTESMLQNKLLDVEKNLQERTTLQLTNTTLDSSNSAIMVATTPGTTTAQPIVREEAMSEKDHHRILRSSDSANKRVASNPSLPPAPPEVVNEKKRKGEARNTVSIGGDEQENNNPAAVSQNAARKRSLQGEPRSKRTSTEPQTKALMRPTAAAASRAASAAAAQKTVPGSRASRPQQPATGGNKTRGWVR from the exons AtggaaggtggcggcggcgtaggTGACGCGGGGGCGGGGGACGACCCCATGGACTTCTCGTGGACGGCGGGCTGGGAGTCGACCGCCGCGGCCTGCCCCGACGGCGGCGAtgcgcctgcgcccgcgccctcaccggcgccggcgccgccccccGTCCCGTCGCCGCAGGAGACGGCGGAGTCCATGATCCTGGTGGCCGGGCCGCGCGTGGCCGTGATCGGGCTGAGGCAGGGCGACTGCCGCGCAG ATGATTGTGTTATGTTCGTTAACGCCGGTGGATGTGCAATCGAGGGCGGCGATCCCTCTGTCAAGTTTTCTGGTGACACTTTCTTTGAAGGGGGAGATGGCATAGAGACATCTGAGAGCATAGCTGAAGGTGGTGATTATCCATTGCTGTACAGCTCAGCGCGATACGGCGATTTCAGCTATAAATTCGATGGTCTCGCCCCAGGAGACTATTATATTGATCTGCATTTTGCTGAGATAGTACATACTGATGGGCCAAAAGGAATCAGGTCATTTGATGTCTTCGTGCAAGATGAGAAG ATTTTGTCTGAACTTGATGTGTTTGCGGTCGTTGGAGGCAACAGGCCCCTTCAAGTGCTTGATATTGGGGCTACAGTTGATAGCAATGATGCTATTGTCATCAATTTCAGGGGAGTAAGAGGAAACCCCATGGTTTGTGGCATCTGTGTTCGAAAAGCCCCATTATTACCAG CAGCAAAGTCGGGTACAAATGGGAGTATATTGTGCAAAAGATGTGCAACCGACGTTGAGATTTCACCTATTCAG AAAAGGACAGCTAAATTGATGAAAAAGTATGAGAAACAGATTGAGGAGCTAACCAGCCAATGCAATATGAAGTCCGATGAATGCTCTATGGCGTGGTCTTTAGTAGAATCTACCAATCAAGAGCTTGAGAGACTTAAGATAGAGCTTCACCAAAAGCTTGTGCAAAGCGATAATTTTG AACAAGTCCTCGGTACACAAACTGACCAACTAAGGAATGTTTCTCATAACTATGAAAATGACAAGAAATTATGGGCTGCTGCCATATCTAACTTGGAAAGCAAAATCAAG GCCATGAAACAAGAACATGCATTGCTATCTCTTGAAGCACATGATTGTGCAAACTCGATTCCTGATTTGAGTAAGATGATTGGTGCTGTTCAAGGCCTAG TTGCACAGTGCGAGGATTTGAAAATGAAGTACAATGAAGAGATGGCCAAGAGAAAGAAACTTCATAATATTGTCCAGGAGACGAAAG GCAATATCAGGGTTTTCTGTCGATGCCGTCCCTTAAGCAAAGCTGAGACATCATCAGGTTACAAATGTGTAGTGGATTTTGATGGAGCAAATGATGGTGACATCGGGATTATAAATGGTGGACCATCAAAAAAGACATTCAAGTTTGACAGAGTCTATACACCCAAGGATGATCAAG CTGAGGTGTACACCGATGCATCTCCACTTGTTACGTCAGTTTTAGATGGATACAATGTATGCATATTTGCATATGGACAAACAGGAACTGGGAAAACCTTCACCATGGAAGGGACGGAAAGGAACAGAGGAGTAAACTACAGAACTCTGGAAGAGTTGTTCAGAATCGCAGAGGAGAGGAAAGAATCTGTCACATACAGCATATCTGTCAGTGTGCTTGAGGTTTACAATGAGCAAATCAGAGACCTGCTTGCAACATCCCCGTCATCTAAGAA ATTGGAAATCAAACAAGCAGGTGAAGGATCTCATCATGTGCCTGGCATAGTTGAGGCGAAAGTCGAGAGCATAGATGAAGTTTGGGATGTCTTACAAACAGGAAGCAATGCAAGGGCTGTAGGGTCAAATAATGTGAATGAGCACAGCAGTCGCTCACACTG CCTGCTTTGCATCATGGTGAGAGCGAAGAACCTGGTTAATGGAGACTGTACAAGAAGTAAGCTCTGGCTAGTAGATTTGGCTGGAAGTGAGCGCTTAGGTAAGACTGATGCGCAAGGTGACCGGCTTAAGGAAGCACAAAATATTAATAAGTCGCTTTCTGCTCTTGGCGATGTTATTTCAGCTCTTGCTTCCAGAAGCAGCCACATTCCCTACAG GAATTCCAAGTTGACACACTTGCTCCAGGATTCTTTAG GTGGGGACTCGAAAGCATTAATGTTTGTGCAAATTAGCCCATCTGACAATGATGTGTCGGAAACTTTGAGTTCATTGAACTTTGCTAGCCGTGTTCGTGGTATAGAATTGGGTCCAGCAAAAAAACAGGTTGACACTGTTGAACTTCAGAAAGTCAAACAGATG CTTGAAAGATCTAAGCAGGAAGTCAGACTTAAGGATGATTCTTTGAGAAAGCTTGAAGAAAACTGCCAAAATTTAGAGCACaaagcaaaaggaaaagagcACCTTTACAAAAATTTGCAAGAAAAG GTAAAAGAGCTTGAAAGCCAGCTAGATTCTAAGACACATTCTCAAATTACATCTGAGAAGCAGCATTATCAGCTTTCTGGAAAGCTTAAGGACAAAGAAGAGATGTGCACTGCCCTTCAGCAGAAG ATAGTGGAGCTGGAGCGCAAACTTCGACAGCAGCACCAATCAGACTCTGAGGTTGCAATTCTTAAGCAAACG ATTGAAGAGCTGGAGCTCAAGCTAAAGGAACAGGAACAACAAAGAGCAGTTGCAGAGTCAAAG GCAAGGGAAATAGGACAAGAACTGTTAGAAGCACAGAAAACAGAATCAATGCTTCAGAACAAG CTACTAGATGTTGAGAAGAACTTGCAAGAGAGGACAACACTCCAACTCACAAACACGACGCTTGATTCCTCCAATTCTGCAATAATGGTTGCTACTACCCCTGGAACTACAACGGCACAACCTATAGTACGAGAGGAGGCAATGAGCGAGAAGGATCATCATCGCATCCTGAGAAGTTCAGATTCTGCTAACAAGCGAGTCGCCAGCAATCCTTCCCTTCCCCCTGCACCCCCGGAGGTTGTCAacgagaagaagaggaaaggagAAGCGAGGAACACGGTGTCGATTGGCGGGGATGAACAGGAGAACAACAACCCAGCTGCTGTCAGCCAGAACGCTGCAAGGAAGAGGAGCCTGCAGGGCGAACCGCGGTCGAAGAGGACGTCGACCGAGCCTCAGACGAAGGCCCTAATGAGGCCAACGGCGGCAGCAGCCTCTCGGGCGGCCAGCGCTGCTGCCGCACAGAAGACGGTTCCTGGCTCGAGAGCCAGCAGGCCGCAGCAGCCGGCAACAGGCGGCAACAAGACCAGAGGCTGGGTCAGGTAG